From a single Kitasatospora sp. NBC_00458 genomic region:
- a CDS encoding Gfo/Idh/MocA family protein, producing the protein MRIGLLGTGPWAERVHAPVLAAHPDFEFAGVWGRRPEAAAALGAQHGVPAHADLDRLLAEVDAVSIALPPTVQADLAVRAAEAGCHLLLDKPVALTVPDALRVVEAAGRNGVASVVFFTVRFGGDQMPWIEEQAATGGWFTGRSDWLGSVFAPDSTSPYAASAWRKEKGALWDVGPHALSVLLPVLGDVTSVTAVAGPLDTVHLVLRHVGGASSTLALSLTAPVAGGGTGMELRGEAGTVHLPERGEGPVAAFHRALDALAGAARTGEPHPCSAAFGLRTVEILAAAERSLAEGGTVRV; encoded by the coding sequence ATGCGCATCGGACTGCTGGGCACCGGCCCCTGGGCGGAGCGGGTACACGCACCCGTCCTGGCGGCGCACCCCGACTTCGAGTTCGCGGGCGTCTGGGGCCGCCGCCCCGAAGCCGCCGCCGCCCTCGGCGCGCAGCACGGCGTACCCGCCCACGCCGACCTCGACCGGCTGCTCGCCGAGGTCGACGCCGTCTCCATCGCACTCCCCCCGACCGTGCAGGCCGACCTCGCGGTCCGCGCCGCCGAGGCCGGCTGCCACCTGCTGCTCGACAAGCCCGTGGCGCTCACCGTCCCCGACGCCCTCCGGGTGGTCGAGGCGGCCGGGCGCAACGGCGTCGCGTCGGTGGTGTTCTTCACCGTCCGCTTCGGCGGCGACCAGATGCCGTGGATCGAGGAGCAGGCGGCCACCGGCGGCTGGTTCACCGGACGCTCCGACTGGCTCGGCTCGGTCTTCGCCCCGGACTCCACCAGCCCGTACGCGGCCTCCGCGTGGCGCAAGGAGAAGGGCGCGCTGTGGGACGTCGGCCCGCACGCGCTCTCGGTGCTGCTCCCGGTCCTCGGGGACGTCACCTCGGTGACCGCCGTGGCCGGCCCGCTGGACACCGTCCACCTCGTGCTGCGCCACGTCGGCGGCGCCTCCAGCACGCTGGCGCTCAGCCTCACCGCGCCCGTGGCGGGCGGCGGCACCGGGATGGAGCTGCGCGGCGAGGCCGGTACCGTCCACCTCCCGGAGCGCGGCGAGGGGCCGGTGGCGGCGTTCCACCGCGCCCTCGACGCCCTCGCCGGGGCCGCCCGCACCGGCGAGCCGCACCCCTGCTCCGCGGCGTTCGGCCTGCGGACGGTGGAGATCCTCGCCGCCGCCGAACGCTCCCTCGCCGAGGGCGGCACGGTCCGGGTCTGA